In one Vicinamibacteria bacterium genomic region, the following are encoded:
- a CDS encoding carbohydrate ABC transporter substrate-binding protein, translating to MRVAKWAHFLPEFDVWFDEMASEWGLQHDTTVIVDRVHVEEVHATAMAEAKGGSGHDLFMFPWPPAEFQRQLIDHTEIYERIASKYGNVDRLGHRSTYDPATGRYFAFADSWIPAPFQYLEDYWRAVDIPLGPIHYDGLRSGGKRLRDKLGIPTGLPLTPSLESNVALHSLLFAFNSRILDVDGNTVIDKTHRTVAALDYVKALHRETGAPEQLTWGPSANVQAVLAKKASCTINSISLLRTAENKVPDVAKVLRLSPPLLGSGGAGVLGLPHVTSCSGVWNFAENKGGAQQFLVDLIDSSKTIYDKSEGCNLPIFQKTLPNLIVRLESDPKADPPGKYKELKDALHWTHNLGLPGYANPVAMEVFNTFVIPRMFLGVVRGGLSAEEAARAAAAEIGHICEKWKRA from the coding sequence TTGAGGGTCGCGAAGTGGGCGCATTTTCTGCCAGAGTTCGACGTGTGGTTCGACGAGATGGCCAGCGAATGGGGCCTTCAGCACGATACCACCGTCATCGTGGATCGCGTTCACGTGGAAGAGGTCCACGCGACCGCGATGGCGGAGGCGAAGGGCGGCAGTGGCCACGACCTGTTCATGTTTCCCTGGCCGCCGGCCGAGTTTCAGCGACAGCTGATCGACCACACGGAGATCTACGAGAGGATCGCCTCCAAGTACGGGAATGTCGACCGGCTCGGACACCGGTCGACCTACGATCCCGCGACCGGGAGATATTTTGCCTTCGCCGACTCCTGGATTCCGGCCCCTTTCCAATATTTGGAAGACTACTGGCGAGCAGTCGACATTCCCCTCGGGCCCATTCACTACGATGGCTTGCGCAGCGGTGGAAAAAGGCTGCGAGACAAGCTGGGCATTCCCACGGGCCTGCCCCTGACCCCCAGCCTCGAGAGCAACGTCGCCTTGCACAGTCTCCTGTTCGCATTCAACAGCCGCATCTTGGACGTAGACGGGAATACCGTCATCGACAAGACCCATCGCACCGTCGCCGCATTGGACTATGTCAAGGCTCTTCACCGGGAGACGGGGGCTCCCGAGCAGCTCACTTGGGGCCCTTCCGCCAACGTTCAGGCCGTCCTCGCCAAGAAAGCCTCCTGCACCATCAACAGCATCAGCCTTCTGCGGACAGCGGAAAACAAGGTCCCCGACGTCGCCAAGGTCCTCCGGCTTAGCCCGCCCCTTCTCGGCTCCGGCGGAGCCGGCGTTCTCGGGCTTCCGCACGTCACCAGCTGCTCCGGCGTGTGGAACTTTGCCGAGAATAAGGGCGGGGCCCAACAATTCCTGGTCGACCTGATTGACAGCTCTAAGACCATCTACGACAAGTCCGAGGGCTGCAACCTTCCGATCTTTCAGAAGACCCTTCCCAACCTCATCGTCCGCCTGGAGAGCGATCCCAAGGCCGACCCTCCCGGAAAGTACAAGGAGCTGAAGGATGCCCTGCATTGGACCCACAATCTGGGCTTACCGGGATACGCCAATCCCGTAGCCATGGAGGTGTTCAACACGTTTGTCATCCCGAGGATGTTCCTCGGAGTGGTGAGGGGCGGACTGAGCGCGGAGGAGGCCGCCCGGGCGGCGGCCGCCGAGATTGGGCACATCTGCGAGAAATGGAAGCGCGCCTGA
- a CDS encoding SCO family protein yields MAAMTPVAALLPRTTHGAPAFAAATAEYGRRRIQELHLPNVPLTTHEGQTVRFYDDLVKDKVVTLNFFYTRCDGICPTVSANLAKVQKLLGDQVGKEVFMYSFTLKPEEDTVDAIKRYRASFGARPGWTFLTGKPDDIESLRKAIGFSYPDPAIDKDKTQHIGNVRYGNEPLMLWGACPGMAHPPFVAESISWMVHPDTNRVQAP; encoded by the coding sequence ATGGCGGCGATGACGCCGGTTGCCGCGCTCCTGCCGCGAACAACCCATGGCGCCCCCGCCTTCGCCGCGGCAACCGCGGAGTATGGGCGGAGGCGCATACAGGAGCTCCACTTGCCGAACGTTCCCCTGACCACGCACGAGGGGCAGACGGTGCGTTTCTACGATGATCTGGTCAAGGACAAGGTCGTTACCCTCAATTTCTTCTACACCCGTTGTGACGGGATCTGTCCGACGGTGAGCGCGAATCTGGCCAAGGTCCAGAAGCTGCTCGGAGACCAGGTAGGCAAAGAAGTATTCATGTACTCGTTCACGCTCAAGCCGGAAGAGGACACCGTCGACGCAATCAAACGCTACCGCGCGAGCTTCGGCGCCCGGCCCGGTTGGACGTTCCTAACGGGCAAGCCGGACGACATAGAGAGCCTTCGGAAAGCAATCGGGTTCTCCTATCCCGACCCGGCCATCGACAAGGATAAGACGCAGCACATCGGGAACGTCCGCTACGGCAATGAACCTCTGATGTTGTGGGGCGCCTGCCCCGGGATGGCCCATCCGCCGTTTGTCGCGGAATCCATTTCCTGGATGGTCCACCCCGACACGAATCGAGTGCAAGCACCGTGA
- a CDS encoding multicopper oxidase domain-containing protein: MYFNVFGERVSGARYREMLNAAKNRRELIAAGLTSRRELFKMGLLTAGGMLVAKSGLSSRAYAQTVNGGTNQNCLPNNQPASPPTRPFIEPLPIMPVAQTVPFLSPTPTLCPNTGAGEVRAACHQAPQLDGSRFPVVPSALYRFTQQVIQAVQSPDLPPQAIWGFSDGVHSTSPGPTYRAQYGKPQLTRNINALPPASQNGGFGIPSVTTHLHNAHNPSESDGNPCDFYSPGHFCDQYYPNVLAGFNSDHQPEGDINESLSTLWYHDHRVDFTSQNTYKGLVGFYCLFNQFDTGSDDTGFRLPDFPQHDIPLVFADKVYDPTTGLLAFDLFNLDGILGDKFLVNGKIQPFLEVEPRRYRFRLLDTGPSRFYEFFLTDLNNLSTVNPFFVIANDGNLLPNPVQAQSVRIGVAERVDIIIDFSKFAGKTIYLENRLNQLNGQGPVDNFGPNGTSRECTQVLGTTINQILSPGQGNLLLQFRVSGSAVRDDSVDPATNPSFYQLPSTAVEPRVVRTFKFDRLNGQWSINGQFMDCNQFRFTVQQNSSEQWLLTNLTGDWTHPVHIHLEEHQILSRNRDRRIPAVERSRKDVTQLRPNERVQLFFRFRDWLGKYPIHCHNVVHEDHAMMALWHVQPEGDEVLVP, from the coding sequence ATGTACTTCAACGTATTCGGCGAGAGGGTCTCCGGAGCGCGCTACCGCGAGATGCTCAACGCGGCGAAGAACCGCCGTGAGCTGATTGCGGCCGGGCTCACGAGCAGGCGCGAGCTTTTTAAGATGGGGCTTCTCACCGCGGGGGGGATGCTGGTGGCCAAGAGCGGCTTGAGTTCCCGCGCGTATGCCCAGACCGTCAACGGCGGGACCAACCAAAACTGTCTGCCCAACAACCAGCCGGCCAGTCCACCGACGAGGCCGTTCATCGAGCCTCTTCCCATCATGCCCGTCGCGCAGACGGTTCCATTCCTGAGTCCGACGCCTACCCTCTGCCCGAACACGGGGGCGGGCGAGGTTCGCGCGGCTTGCCACCAAGCCCCCCAACTCGATGGCAGCCGCTTCCCGGTCGTACCATCCGCACTGTACAGATTCACCCAGCAGGTGATTCAAGCCGTGCAGTCGCCGGACCTTCCGCCGCAAGCCATCTGGGGCTTCAGCGACGGCGTGCACAGCACGAGCCCCGGCCCAACTTATCGGGCTCAATACGGGAAACCGCAGCTCACGCGGAACATCAATGCCCTTCCCCCCGCGAGCCAGAACGGTGGCTTTGGGATACCGTCGGTCACGACCCATCTTCACAACGCCCACAATCCATCGGAGAGTGACGGCAACCCCTGTGACTTCTACAGCCCTGGGCACTTCTGTGACCAGTACTATCCGAACGTCCTAGCCGGGTTCAACTCCGACCACCAACCCGAGGGTGACATCAACGAGTCCTTGAGTACCTTGTGGTACCACGATCACCGCGTCGACTTCACTTCCCAGAACACCTACAAGGGTCTGGTGGGGTTCTATTGCCTGTTCAATCAGTTCGATACGGGCAGTGACGACACCGGGTTCCGTCTTCCCGATTTCCCGCAGCACGATATCCCGCTGGTCTTCGCGGACAAGGTCTACGATCCGACGACTGGCCTTCTGGCCTTCGATCTGTTCAATCTCGACGGGATCCTGGGCGACAAGTTCCTGGTGAACGGGAAGATCCAGCCGTTCCTCGAGGTTGAGCCGCGCCGATACCGCTTCCGGCTCCTCGACACAGGTCCCTCGCGGTTCTATGAATTCTTCCTGACCGACCTCAACAACCTCTCCACCGTCAATCCGTTCTTCGTGATCGCCAATGACGGCAATCTTCTGCCAAACCCGGTCCAGGCGCAGAGCGTGCGCATCGGTGTCGCCGAGCGCGTGGACATCATCATCGACTTCAGCAAGTTTGCCGGCAAGACCATCTATCTGGAGAACCGCTTGAACCAGCTCAATGGTCAAGGCCCGGTGGACAACTTCGGGCCAAACGGCACCTCCCGGGAATGTACCCAAGTCTTGGGCACGACCATCAATCAGATTCTGTCGCCGGGCCAGGGAAATCTGCTCTTGCAGTTCCGGGTGAGCGGAAGCGCGGTCCGGGACGACAGTGTGGATCCCGCCACCAATCCGTCCTTCTATCAGCTCCCGAGCACGGCGGTAGAGCCGAGGGTCGTCCGCACCTTCAAGTTCGACCGCCTGAATGGCCAGTGGTCCATCAACGGGCAGTTCATGGACTGCAACCAATTCCGGTTCACGGTCCAGCAGAACAGCTCGGAACAGTGGCTCCTCACCAACCTGACCGGCGATTGGACCCACCCCGTGCATATCCATCTGGAGGAACACCAGATCCTCTCGCGCAACCGCGACCGCCGGATACCGGCCGTCGAGCGTTCCCGCAAGGACGTGACGCAGTTGCGTCCGAACGAGCGCGTGCAGCTCTTCTTCCGCTTCCGCGATTGGCTGGGCAAATACCCGATTCACTGCCACAACGTTGTCCATGAAGACCACGCCATGATGGCGCTTTGGCACGTTCAGCCGGAGGGAGACGAAGTCCTGGTCCCGTAG
- a CDS encoding NAD-dependent epimerase/dehydratase family protein, whose product MVGGTRFVGYQLTWRLLAAGCRVTLFNRGQRGDPFQARVERLRGDRTTGDFARLLAGREFDAAVDFTAYRAEDTRQAVDVLGGSRVGHYVMISTGQVYLVRDSCPRPARESDYDGPTMPAPPDPEEWKEWDYGMGKRGAEEVLAEAWARSRFPATRLRIPMVNGERDHFRRLESYLWRLLDGGPLLLPDGGQTPTRHVYGDAVARETLRLLGNPATFGRAFNLAQDETPTLAELVGTTAEVLGAPARLVAVSSGRLREAGLDPVEISPFSGRWMSFLDPSRAKEELGFRHEPLRHYLDKIVTAFLTHPPLEPPASYKGREAEVALAGMIA is encoded by the coding sequence GTGGTGGGAGGGACCCGCTTCGTCGGCTACCAGCTGACGTGGCGGCTCCTGGCCGCGGGCTGCCGGGTCACCCTTTTCAACCGGGGCCAGCGCGGAGATCCCTTCCAGGCGCGCGTGGAGCGGCTGCGCGGCGACCGCACCACGGGCGATTTCGCGCGACTCTTGGCCGGCCGCGAGTTCGACGCCGCGGTCGACTTCACCGCCTATCGCGCGGAGGACACGCGGCAGGCGGTGGACGTCCTGGGCGGGAGCCGCGTGGGCCACTACGTGATGATCAGCACCGGCCAGGTCTACCTGGTGCGTGACTCCTGCCCCCGCCCCGCGCGGGAGAGCGACTACGACGGCCCCACGATGCCCGCTCCCCCCGACCCCGAGGAGTGGAAGGAATGGGACTATGGGATGGGGAAGCGGGGGGCGGAGGAGGTGCTGGCCGAGGCCTGGGCCCGCTCCCGGTTCCCGGCCACGCGCCTGCGCATTCCCATGGTGAATGGCGAGCGCGACCACTTCCGCCGCCTGGAGAGCTACCTCTGGCGGCTCCTGGACGGGGGCCCCCTGCTCCTCCCCGACGGCGGCCAGACGCCCACCCGCCATGTCTACGGGGATGCCGTCGCCCGCGAGACCCTCCGTCTGCTCGGCAACCCGGCAACCTTCGGCCGGGCCTTCAATCTGGCCCAGGACGAGACGCCGACCCTGGCCGAACTCGTGGGTACGACGGCGGAGGTCCTCGGGGCGCCCGCCCGCCTGGTCGCCGTCTCCTCCGGCCGGCTACGCGAGGCCGGCCTCGACCCCGTGGAGATCTCCCCTTTCAGCGGCCGCTGGATGTCCTTCCTGGATCCCTCGCGGGCCAAGGAGGAGTTGGGCTTCCGCCACGAGCCCCTCCGCCACTACCTCGACAAGATCGTGACCGCCTTCCTCACCCATCCCCCCCTGGAGCCGCCGGCCAGCTACAAGGGGCGCGAGGCGGAGGTGGCCCTAGCGGGCATGATTGCCTGA
- the purE gene encoding 5-(carboxyamino)imidazole ribonucleotide mutase translates to MRKKSAGSGPLVGVIMGSRSDWETMRHTDETLSRFDIPHECRVLSAHRTPAATQDYAGKAEERGLEVIIAAAGGAAHLAGVVAAHTLLPVLGVPMESPALKGLDSLLSTVQMPGGIPVGTLAIGKAGAINAALFAVAILANGRPELRRALRKFRSEQTRAIEQETLP, encoded by the coding sequence ATGAGAAAGAAGAGCGCCGGGAGCGGGCCCCTGGTCGGCGTCATCATGGGGAGCCGGTCCGACTGGGAGACCATGCGCCACACGGACGAGACCCTGTCCCGCTTCGACATCCCCCACGAATGCCGGGTTCTCTCCGCCCATCGCACCCCCGCCGCGACCCAGGATTACGCCGGAAAGGCGGAGGAGCGGGGCCTGGAGGTGATCATCGCCGCCGCGGGCGGCGCCGCTCACCTGGCGGGAGTGGTGGCCGCCCACACCCTGCTCCCCGTCCTAGGCGTGCCCATGGAGAGCCCGGCCTTGAAGGGGCTCGACTCCCTCCTCTCCACGGTGCAGATGCCGGGGGGCATTCCCGTGGGGACCCTGGCCATCGGCAAGGCGGGAGCGATCAACGCGGCGCTCTTCGCGGTGGCGATCCTTGCCAACGGGCGGCCGGAGCTCAGGAGGGCCCTGCGGAAGTTCCGAAGCGAACAAACCCGGGCCATTGAGCAGGAGACGCTGCCCTGA
- a CDS encoding PaaI family thioesterase: protein MSFGPRDVLKIMEEQVPFNRFLGIRGERVERGRAVLVLPVRPEFVGDFRRPALHGGVLSSLIDTAGGVAAWSALGPGESVSTVDLRVDYLEPAGLSGPLRAEAELVRKGNRVCHVRVTLTQEGVLVAEGRGVYNINRKRKEA, encoded by the coding sequence ATGAGCTTCGGCCCCCGCGACGTGCTCAAGATCATGGAGGAGCAGGTCCCCTTCAACAGGTTCCTGGGCATCCGCGGGGAGCGGGTGGAGCGGGGCCGGGCGGTTCTTGTTCTCCCCGTACGCCCGGAGTTCGTGGGGGACTTCCGGCGGCCCGCGCTCCACGGCGGCGTGCTCTCCAGCCTCATCGACACCGCGGGCGGCGTGGCCGCCTGGTCCGCCCTCGGCCCGGGGGAGTCCGTCTCCACCGTGGATCTGCGGGTCGACTACCTAGAACCGGCCGGTCTTTCCGGACCCCTGCGCGCGGAGGCCGAGCTCGTCCGCAAGGGCAACCGCGTCTGCCACGTTCGCGTCACCCTCACCCAGGAAGGCGTGCTGGTGGCGGAGGGCCGGGGCGTCTACAACATCAACCGCAAACGGAAGGAAGCATGA